DNA from Thermomicrobium roseum DSM 5159:
GCGACGATTCTGGCATCAGCCCTGGTGGCTGGCGCTACGGCGAGTCTCAGTGGTATCGTGTTGAGTTTTTCTCGCGGTGCGTGGCTGGGAACGAGCGCGGGATTGGCGATATTCGTGCTGCTTGTACCCCGCGGGCTCCGGCGAAGCGCACTGGTGATCGGGGCGATTGTCCTCGCGGTGTTGGCAGCAGGCGGGTGGAACGAGTTGCCGGCGGCTGTCCGCGAACGAATGACGCTGCTAGTGAGTTATGGTCGGCCTTTCGATGTCCGTGACGTCCAACTGACGGATGCGAACTGGGCTGTCGTCGAAAGGATGGCGCATTGGCAGGCGGCATGGGCAATGTTCCTGGACCATCCTTTGACGGGTGTCGGGGCAGGGAACTTCAGTGTCCACTTTCCGGACTATTCTCCGCACCCGGTGTTTCGAATAGCGCGGGGTCACGCACATAACTATTATTTGCATATACTCGCTGAGTTGGGAATTCCCGGATTACTCGCTTATCTCGCGATTTTCGCTCTTGCGCTCCTACTCGCGGTCCGCGTCTGGCGGACCCGGCCGAACGAGTTCGATCGGGCATTGGCCGCAGGAGCGTTCGCAGTGACGACAGCTGTTATGGTGCACAATTTGGTTGAGAATCTTCACGAGCTTCATCTCAGTATGCAGCTATTCAGCGTCTGGGCTCTCGTCTGGCGAGCGCAGGCTGGTTGGGGAACGAAGCGAGAGGCCGTATGACGTCGAGTCGGTCAGTGGCTGCCGAAGGATCGGCGCGAGAGAAAGTCCCGTCGGTTGCGCTTGGCCGCCGATGGCCGGTTGTTGGCAGGATAGTCATCGGCGTTGGTGCGTATGCGGTACTCGTCGGGGTGGCGCTTTGGCGTGGAGGGTTGGATCTTGCGGGTATCGCAAGCTTGCTGATCGGGTCGCAACTGGGATATGTCGTACTGGCACTCGCCGCCTACTACGGCTCCTTCCCGTTCCGCGCCTGGCGCTGGAAGCTTCTGCTCGCTCGCCATACCCCCCACCCCGTTTCCACGAAGCGACTCATTCTCCCTTACCTCTACAGCTGGCTCGTCAACTGCGCTGTCCCCGCAAAGCTGGGAGAACTTTATCGCTGTTATCTCGTTCAACGTCGCTGTGCTGTTCCCTTCTCTCTGGCCTTCGGCGCCACACTCGTCGAGCGGGCTGCCGACCTCGTTTTTCTCGCCGTTCTGCTCCCTCTCGCAACACTCCTCGTCTTCCACGGATCTGGAGAGAGCGAATTCCTCGTTTTGCAGATCATCGCTGTCTTACTGACGTTGGGTTTCCTAGTTGCTCTTCTGAGCCTGCGGTGGTCGCAAAGGTTCAGCCATCGCTTGCCGTCAGTCGTCCGTCGGCCAATCGCATCGCTCGCAGCCGGTCTCGCCATCGATCGCTCGACCGCGGGCAAAGTTTTTCTCTTCACCTTTCCCCTTTGGAGTTTAGAAGCAGCCCGCGTCTTTGCCGAAGCGCGCGCTCTCGGTTTGGCTATCTCCTTACCCTTGGCACTCTTGATCGCGCTCCTTGCCGCACTGCTGACGACAGTCCCGCTCACTCCAGCCGGTATCGGTGCTGTCGAGATCGGTGTCGTGGGTCTTCTGATGGTCCTCGGGTTGAGCATCGAGCACGCGGCCGCACTCGCGCTCCTCGACCGGCTCGTGGCCTATTGGAGCGTCTTTCTCGTTGCCGGCATTCCCTGGCTCGCGGAACGACTACTTAGCGGACGGCGCCCGTGAGAGTAGCCATCGACTTCACTCCCGGCCTGAACCAGCCGGCTGGTATCGGACGCTACACGCGCGAACTGGTACGCGCCTTAGCCGAGAAGGCCCACTTTGACATCGTCCTCTGGCACGGGCGTACGTCCTCCCCGCGTCCCCGCCCATCTTCTCCTCGCATCCACTATCGACAGATGCCTTTCAGCGAACGATGGCTCACCCGGCTCTGGTACCGACTGAGGATCCCTTTCCCGATCGACCCCCTCATCGGGCCAGTCGATGTCGTCCACGGGACCGATTTCCTCGTTCCCCCAGCACGTTGTGCACGCGTCGCGACTGTTCACGATGTCAGCTTCCTCCTCGTGCCTGAACTCGGCCACCCCCGCCTCGTTTCGTTCCTGCGAGCGGTTGTCCCGCGGATGCTGCGGACTGCCGACGCACTCATCACCGTCAGCGAGTCGGTACAACAAGATCTTCTTCGCCTATATCGAGTTACCCCAGATCGCGTTTACGCCATCCCGCACGGTGTTGCCTTTCCCTTCGTTCCACACCCACCACAACACGTTCGTCCAGTCATCGCTTCCCTCGGTATCAGAGAGCCCTACGTCATCGCGGTCGGTACAGTCGAACCGCGGAAGGGTTACCCGGTTCTACTCCAGGCAGTCGAACGCGCCGCAGAGAACATTCCCGATCTTCAGTTAGTCATCGTCGGCGCGACTGGCTGGCTAGCCGAACCGATCGAGCGCGCTCTCGAGGAAGCACAGCAGCGTGGGCGAGTGTTTCGCCTACGCCGCATCAGCGACCAGACTCTCGCTGCTCTGTACAGTGCTGCCGCTGCCTTCGTGACGGCGTCCTTCTATGAAGGATTCAATTTTCCGTTGCTGGAAGCCCTCGCCTGCGGCGCGCCAGCGATCGCGACCGACATTCCGGTTCATCGTGAAGTCGCTGGGAATGCAGCATTGTTCGTCCGCAGCGGCGACGTGGACTCTTTGGCCGAAGCCATGATCAGCCTCCTCACCGATACGACGCTCGCCAGACGTTTGCAGCAGGCTGGGCCACAACAAGCTTCGCGTTTTTCCTGGCACAAGAGTGCTGAGCAGCATATTGCTGTGTATCGAGCAGTAGCCAGCGAACACGCGAACCGAAGACCATGAGTCACCGGACGAGCTGTAGGCAGGCCCTACATTCCGGTTAGTCGGAGAATCGACCATGACCATCCGCGCCTGGCAACTTGACCCGCTGCTTCCGCTCTGGCTTCCTCTCGCTCTTCTCGCAGTTGGCCTTGTCGGCCTTTTCGGGCTCGCTGCTTCGGGAACCGTGGGTCTGGAACGTCTCGCTGCCAATCAAGCACGTCGGATTCTCGCTAACTCAGCGACTCCCTTGGTTGCACAACTCGTCAATCGTGCTGTCGATCTCGTCTTCGCCGCTATCGCCTTGCGGATTCTCGGCGTTGAAGGTAATGGCGAGTACGCGATCGCCAGCGTGACCTGGCTGTACCTGAAGACGATCACTGACTTCGGTTTGAGCATTCTCGTCGCCCGTGAGGTAGCGCGTACCCCACAACGAGCAGGGCGTCTGGTCGGCACAACCACCCTCTTCCGCTGGGCGGTCCTCCTCTGTCTCCTCCCGCTCGTGGGAGCACTGGTCACCACTGGGCGAGATTGGCTCGGACTCTCGCCAGCCAGCCTGACGGCGATCGTTATCCTGGTGATCTCGATCGTCCCAGCCAGTTATAGTGAAGCGATCAACTCCGTCTTCACTGGCTACGAGCGCATGCACCTGCCCGCTATCTTGACCATCTTCACCAATCTGATTCGCTTCGCGAGCGGGCTTCTCGCCCTCGGCTACGGTCTCGGCGTTCCCGGCATCGCTGCAGCAGCAGTGATCGCCGCTATCTGCAATGCGGCTGCTTTTCATTTGGCCATCAATCGGCAAGCGATGCGCATCGAGTGGGTCTGCTCTCTCGACGAATGGCGCTCTTTGGCAAAAAGTGCTTGGCCACTGCTCCTCAATGGCCTCCTGATCACGGTCTTCTTCCGAGTCGACACATTCGTGATTCAGGCGTTCGACGGGACGTACAGTCTCGGCATTTATGATGCTGCCTACAAATTGCCGAATCTCGTACCTCTCATACCTTCTTATTTCGTGCTCGCAGTCTTTCCCCTACTCTCCCGTCAATCCGGCGACGACCGTCGTCGCAGCTTCGAACTCGGCGCAAAATTCCTCGTGCTGACCGGCTGGCTCATCGTCCTCGTGACGCTCATCGGAGCGCCGCTCTTCATTCGGATTCTCGGCGGGCAAGCCTTCTTACCAGAAGCTGCCGAGACGCTCCGTATCTTGATCTGGTTTACCCCTCTGCACTTCCTGAACGGTATCGCTCAGTACGCGGTGATCGCCGCCGATCGCCAACGGGCGATCGCTCCAGCCTACATCGCAGCCACGATCTTCAACCTCTTAGGAAACCTAACAGGTGTTCCCCTGTTCGGCTATCGAGCAGCAGCTGTCGTGACGGTGCTGACCGAAATCGTTCTGCTGCTCGCTTTGCGACGAGCTCTCGAGGAGAGTCTCGGCCCGATCGCTTGGAAGGTCATACTCTGGCGCCCCATTCCAGCTGTGCTCAGCGCATCAGCGATAGTCTGGTTGGCGCTGGAGTATCTGCCGCTCGCCATGGTTCTCGCTCTTCCATCCTACTTCGCGCTGCTTTGGTTGACTGGAACAGTATCTTCACGAGATGTCGCTCTCCTTCAGCCGTTACTTCCACACCGACTCGTCGAACGTTTCCGTGGTTATCGATGACAGGAACACGCTTCGAGCGCTTCCACGATGACACGCCGATCCTCTTCTCGCCAGTAGGCGATCCAGCTACTGTCTGGCTCGATCTCCCACGCATCCCCGAGCACATGCCCCCCGAGTTCATGCTGCACGCAGATTTCGAGATCCGGCCAGCGGTAGCCAAATACTCGATCGCGTTCCTTGCCCAACTCCAAGACCCAGACGAACTCTCGGGCCGCTCGATACTGCAAGACGAAGGGAGCGCGTCGCACCGTACCCCGATCGACCTCGATCAGCCAAACTCCGTCTTCTTCGGGGTCGCCTGAGAGAACGCGTGTCACGAGCGCGGTGTGTGTACCAGAAATCACTTGTAGGTTCGTGTAGAAGTGACCAGGAACGATGAGATCCACCGTTCCCTCGGCTGGAGTCACGCGCCACACTCCCAGACGAGTTCCGTCAGGTAGGCTGCCGATGAGCAGAAGTCGTGATCCATCGCTTGTCCATGCCAAGGTGGAGACGCGCAACCTGCCGAGAGTGCGCGTCTCCCCAGTCCACCGATCGAGCACGAACAGGCGAGCGACGCGGCTGACGGCTGAACTCGGGACCGCTTGCTCTTCGACGACGCTCCAGACCGCCCATCGTCCGGTCGGATCCAGGAGTGCCAGCGACTCCCCTGTATCGATGCTTGCCTCCACAGTACCGTCCCAGGAGTACAGCTCCGTCCTTCGACTGTGGGGATTCCGGACCGCGATGATGTCTCCAGCTGGCAAACCGAACCACGCTGCGATCCATCGTCGCTCTCCTGAAACGACATTGACGAGCCACGCCCCGGGGTACGGCTGCTCATCGTAAACCAGCAGCCAGTCGCGTCCTGCCCACACGAACGGTCCGCAACACTCCGCGACTGCGAGGGTGCTCACCCGCTGCGGAGCCTGCTCTCGGGGAAAGACCGACCGGGTTTCCGACGGTGAAGTGTCTTCATCTTGGGGTGCTCTCGACTCTGATCTCGCAATTGTCTCTTGGGGCGGCGACTGCGGTGGAACGACCTCGGTAACCTGGGCGAGCGATGTGCTGGGAGCACCGTACCGCTCACCGGGCAGTGGGTGGGTGAGCATTACGCTGAGCGCGATGATCATCATCCCCAACAAGAGCCCCGTCATGAATTCCTTACGGTGCCCAAACGTCCTGCCACGCATTGCGCGCTACCCCTCCAAAGTCGATCTCTGGTTGATCCCATAGGGTACGCCAGAGCGTTGGATCACCGTACCAGAGGACGAAACGCTGCCCAGGAAGCGACAAGCCCAGCGTGAGCCCTCGCCAATCAGCCTCGATCAAGTGCACAGGATTGTAGGCCCGACGCATGGTCACATCCCGAATCTCCAGATGCAGGTGGGGAGCTTGGTCACAGGTCGAACCGACTGGGGCACCAACCAATCCGACCGGATCACCGCGGTCGATACGCTGACCGATCTCCAGCGGTGGCCGTTCGAGGAGATGCCCGTAGAGGGAACGGTAACCGTTCGGATGAGCGAGAACGAGATTATGCGGACCAGCTCCGTATGGACCATCGATCGCAACGACAACGCCCTCACCGATCGCCCGTACCACGGTGCCGCACTGCGCGGCGAAATCGATACCGAAGTGGAGTCCCTGTCCACCAGCATACAGAACGCGCTGGTTCCAGTATGCGGTCACCGTGTTCCCGTACCACTGGGAGACGAACCATGTCGACAATCCCGGAGGCTCAGCGAACGGTAAACCGAAAGGGCGCGCTCCTTGCGCGGAACCCGTTGAGGCGAGAAAGAACACCCAAGAAACGAGGCTTGCGAGAATGGCGGCCCTCTTGAATACCCGGTTTCTCATCGCACTCGCTCGAGACTGGTCGGCACATCGACGATACACTGATAGCGATGAGAAGGGAAGCACGAGTGCTGACTGTGCTCCATGGCGAGAGCGAGTTCCGGCGCGAACGAGAACTCGCCGAGCTGCGGATCTCACAAGATCCAGAAGGACTGGCGACCGTACGGTTTCCCCGCGGCACGCCCATTCCGACGATCATGGCGGCCGCTCGGACTCCCGGTTTCTTTCTCGATCAGCGCTTGGTCATCACCGAGTGCCTGCTCGCAGATCATATCCGCCAACAGCAGCTCGATCCTGATCTTGTCCACGCATTAGCCACTCTCCCTTCAGGCTGTCACGTCATTTCGCTCGAGCCACCCTTGCCGCCAGCTGTCCTCGATCAATTGCGTGCCGCGCTCGGCGATGCCGTCACCTTCGTCGATTGCAATGTGCCGATAGGGGAAAAACTCATCGAGTGGGTAACTGAGCGTGCCCGCTCCTACGGTGTGGAGATCGAGCCTGCAGCCGCCGAAGAACTCGTCATCGCCATCGACCCGACTGCTCTTCAGAGGCGACGGGAGCACGCTGGCAGCCAGAGCGACCAGCAAGCCGGACTCGATCTGGCACGGGTCGATCAGGAGTTGGCCAAACTGGCGACCGCCGTCTATCCGGAAAAGATGATCCGCGTTGCCGTTGTGCGTGAACTCGTCGCTGCGGATGACGCACCACTCGAATGGGCACTCATCGATGCATTGAACCGCGGAGATGCCACAGCCATCGTGCGAGAATTGGAACGAGCGCTCGACACGAACGCTGTTCCTGATGTTCTGCTGGCGCAGCTGGCCAGCCACTTCGAAGCGCTCTTTGCGGCTCAGATACTGCCGCACCTTTCGCCGGATGCCGTCGCCGCGGCTACCGGGCTCTCCGCCCGACGGATCGCTCAGGTCCGCCGCATACTCTCGACACGATCGTCCATGAACGCTGGGGCGATGCTCGCAGCGCTCCGCGCCATCGATGCCTCACTCAAGCGGGGGATAGTGATCGACAGCGAAGCCGCACTCGCTGTCACACTCTTAGCGGGCGCACAACGAGTGCGGCCAGAGATTCGCCGTTTCGAACGTTAGGTGCGTCAGGTCGACTGCTCTTGTCCCTGCTGGAGGCGCGCCTTTACCAGTGCATTGAAACGCTTCATCAAGCGCGACTTCCGGCGGGCTGCATTGTTCTTGTGAATCGCCCCTTTAGCGGCCGCACGATCCAACGTCGAAATAGCATCACCGATCACGCGTGCAGCAGCCTCCAGGTCGCCGGCTTCCATCAGCTTACGCGCCTTCTTGATGAAGGTTCGTGCCATCGATCGCCACATCCGATTGCGGAGCCGGCGCCGCTCCGATCGCCTCAATGCTCGTGCTGCAGACTTTGTGTTTGGCAAGGCTATCCACCCCCTCGAACACCATCGACGGCTTGGTCCGATCGCTCCATTGTCTCACGCACGAGTCTAACACGAACCCTGTCCCTCGGCCGAGTCACTGCACCATCTTTCCCCACGTCATTTCGGACTCGG
Protein-coding regions in this window:
- a CDS encoding lysylphosphatidylglycerol synthase transmembrane domain-containing protein, which gives rise to MTSSRSVAAEGSAREKVPSVALGRRWPVVGRIVIGVGAYAVLVGVALWRGGLDLAGIASLLIGSQLGYVVLALAAYYGSFPFRAWRWKLLLARHTPHPVSTKRLILPYLYSWLVNCAVPAKLGELYRCYLVQRRCAVPFSLAFGATLVERAADLVFLAVLLPLATLLVFHGSGESEFLVLQIIAVLLTLGFLVALLSLRWSQRFSHRLPSVVRRPIASLAAGLAIDRSTAGKVFLFTFPLWSLEAARVFAEARALGLAISLPLALLIALLAALLTTVPLTPAGIGAVEIGVVGLLMVLGLSIEHAAALALLDRLVAYWSVFLVAGIPWLAERLLSGRRP
- a CDS encoding glycosyltransferase family 4 protein, whose translation is MRVAIDFTPGLNQPAGIGRYTRELVRALAEKAHFDIVLWHGRTSSPRPRPSSPRIHYRQMPFSERWLTRLWYRLRIPFPIDPLIGPVDVVHGTDFLVPPARCARVATVHDVSFLLVPELGHPRLVSFLRAVVPRMLRTADALITVSESVQQDLLRLYRVTPDRVYAIPHGVAFPFVPHPPQHVRPVIASLGIREPYVIAVGTVEPRKGYPVLLQAVERAAENIPDLQLVIVGATGWLAEPIERALEEAQQRGRVFRLRRISDQTLAALYSAAAAFVTASFYEGFNFPLLEALACGAPAIATDIPVHREVAGNAALFVRSGDVDSLAEAMISLLTDTTLARRLQQAGPQQASRFSWHKSAEQHIAVYRAVASEHANRRP
- a CDS encoding flippase, which encodes MTIRAWQLDPLLPLWLPLALLAVGLVGLFGLAASGTVGLERLAANQARRILANSATPLVAQLVNRAVDLVFAAIALRILGVEGNGEYAIASVTWLYLKTITDFGLSILVAREVARTPQRAGRLVGTTTLFRWAVLLCLLPLVGALVTTGRDWLGLSPASLTAIVILVISIVPASYSEAINSVFTGYERMHLPAILTIFTNLIRFASGLLALGYGLGVPGIAAAAVIAAICNAAAFHLAINRQAMRIEWVCSLDEWRSLAKSAWPLLLNGLLITVFFRVDTFVIQAFDGTYSLGIYDAAYKLPNLVPLIPSYFVLAVFPLLSRQSGDDRRRSFELGAKFLVLTGWLIVLVTLIGAPLFIRILGGQAFLPEAAETLRILIWFTPLHFLNGIAQYAVIAADRQRAIAPAYIAATIFNLLGNLTGVPLFGYRAAAVVTVLTEIVLLLALRRALEESLGPIAWKVILWRPIPAVLSASAIVWLALEYLPLAMVLALPSYFALLWLTGTVSSRDVALLQPLLPHRLVERFRGYR
- a CDS encoding M23 family metallopeptidase yields the protein MTAYWNQRVLYAGGQGLHFGIDFAAQCGTVVRAIGEGVVVAIDGPYGAGPHNLVLAHPNGYRSLYGHLLERPPLEIGQRIDRGDPVGLVGAPVGSTCDQAPHLHLEIRDVTMRRAYNPVHLIEADWRGLTLGLSLPGQRFVLWYGDPTLWRTLWDQPEIDFGGVARNAWQDVWAP
- the holA gene encoding DNA polymerase III subunit delta, which gives rise to MLTVLHGESEFRRERELAELRISQDPEGLATVRFPRGTPIPTIMAAARTPGFFLDQRLVITECLLADHIRQQQLDPDLVHALATLPSGCHVISLEPPLPPAVLDQLRAALGDAVTFVDCNVPIGEKLIEWVTERARSYGVEIEPAAAEELVIAIDPTALQRRREHAGSQSDQQAGLDLARVDQELAKLATAVYPEKMIRVAVVRELVAADDAPLEWALIDALNRGDATAIVRELERALDTNAVPDVLLAQLASHFEALFAAQILPHLSPDAVAAATGLSARRIAQVRRILSTRSSMNAGAMLAALRAIDASLKRGIVIDSEAALAVTLLAGAQRVRPEIRRFER
- the rpsT gene encoding 30S ribosomal protein S20 — translated: MPNTKSAARALRRSERRRLRNRMWRSMARTFIKKARKLMEAGDLEAAARVIGDAISTLDRAAAKGAIHKNNAARRKSRLMKRFNALVKARLQQGQEQST